The Puniceicoccus vermicola DNA segment AAGTCGAAGTCGCCGTCGCCCAAATCTAAACCGCTCCTCGCGGAGCAGCCAAGGCGGCGATTAGGTATTAATATCCAGAATGCCGACCACGCCGATCACGATCAGGTAAATTGCCACGATCCAGTTGAGTAGTTTCGGCTGGACCAGGATCAAGATGCCGGCGATCAGAGCGAGAAGGTATTCCAGAGTAAGATTGAGTTCCATAGGAAGGTAATTCTCATCGGGCATCTCTCCAGATGCAAGCCTGCCTTCATTCCTACCAGGTATCACCAAATCTCCGGTTCCGACCGAAAACGTCCGAAGTCAATAATTTTAGAACAGAGCTATTTAAACCTTCAGAGATCCCATAACCCTTTCATAATGAACTAGCTATAATCCCGCCAGTCGTAGAGGGTCGGATCTTTGCGTGGTTCTTTCCGTCGGGCTTGCAGCAATCGACGGATGGCGGCTTTTCCTGCAGGCGCGCCTTCTTCCGGGGGGTCGAGGCCGTCGTCATCCATGGCATCCCCGAAGTCTTCTTCGAGAGCGTCGAGGTCGGTGCCTTCCTCCATTTTCCGAACCATCTCCTCCATCTGTCCGCCCAAGGGTTCACCGGTCAGCTCGGACATACGGCGCATGAGTCGGCCCATCTGACGGGGATCGGGATTTTCCTCATCGATCCCCGACATTTCTCCTTCGAGCTCGGCCATGGCGGCTTCCATGCGGGGGTCATCCAGATCCGGACCTTCGCCTGATTCATCGCGTTCCTTGTGACGCCCTGTCACACTAAAGACCGAGACCATACGCTCCAGCTTGTAGCGAGCATCGTCCGGACATTTGGGCACCTCGTCCGCATCAATCAATCTCTGGCTCAGAAAACTGTAGATGGTGTGGGTCTGCTTGCAGTAAAACTCGTAAATCGGCATGGGAATTTCGAATGGATTCGGAACACCGTAAAAGCGCATTCACCCCGCTACGGCAACTCGACTTTCACAAAAATTACGCATCAAAGAAGAGGACCGACGAGGTGAGCAAAGTCTTCGATAAATCTTCGGCCCTTCCCTTCCGGCATGACCACCTCGCCCATCGGCTGACAGTCTTTCTCAATGGCCCGGACCCAATCCGCAAAAGCAGCGTAGTCACCCGGATCGGTGTGAACGATCCCCATCTCGAAATTCACAAACAGGCTCCGCATGTCAAAGTTGGCTGAACCCGAGAGGGCAATCTTGCCATCAATCAGGATGAGCTTCGCATGGATCATGCCCGGCATGAAGAATTGGACATCGACGCCGGCTCCTTGGAGCTGACGCAGGTAGTGAAACCGGGCGACGTCGACTAGCTTTTGATTCGAATGCCGCGGGATGATGAGACGCACCTTGCGACCCGCATGAGATTTGACGATCAGCGAGCGAAAGAGCACCTCGTCCGGAACAAAATAAGGAGTGACGATCGTGATCGTATCCCGGCAATCCTGAATCAGCTCGAGAATCCGCTCGTAGAGGGCGTCGGTCGACACCTCCGGCCCACTCTCGATGATCTCCAAACTCCGATCCCCCGCTTGCGGAAAATCCAAAGAGAAGATTTCGCTGAACCGGTTGGCCTTCTGACGGGAGGCAAAAATCCAGTCGTTCAGGAAAATGAAATTAAGGTGCCGCAGAACCGGCCCCTCCACATCGATGGAGAAATCCAAAAACGTATCTTCTGTGATTCTCGGGCCCATGAATCGCATATCGATGTTCTGCCCGCCGGTAATGGCTCGTCGGTGATCAAAAATCGCCAGCTTCCGGTGATTGCGCAAATTCGCCGAAGAGTGGCTGTGCAGGGGGAGCAACGGCATAAACCGAGCGACCTCGCCCCCGGCCTCCTTCAGCTCCTCTACCCACTTGCCACCGTTGGCAAAACACCCAAAGGCGTCGAGAAGCAGGCGCACCTTGACTCCCTCCTTTGCCTTGCGGATCAGTGCCTCAATGATCGGCATCCCCGCCTCATCCTTCGTAAGGATGTAGGTCATGATGTGGATGCAGGATTCCGATTCCTCGATGCCATTCATAATGGCGTTGTAGGTGGCCGTGGCATCGGGCAACAACTGACAAGAATTCCCTTCTGTCTTCCGCAGGCGTTTCAACTCTTCCGCAGTCACGTCCTCGCCCGCCAGATAGCGGGAGTCCTCCATGACCTTCTTCTTCCGCTCGACAAGGCCCCGGCTCTTCCGACCTCCGAGGAGAAAATAAAGAGGCACCCCAATCAGAGGCATAAACAACACGGCAAAGGCCCAGGCAAAGATGTTACTGGGGGTCCGCTTCTCGTTTAGCATTCTCCCGATAATCATGATCCCGAGAAAAAACCCGAGCCAAGTCAGCACATGAGCGTAGGTGAACCCGATCAGAATACTGATGCCATTGAAGAAGGGCTCGGAAAGGTCCTTCCAAAGTGCGTGAAGAGAATCGAGCATAGCTAGGTGTTCGAGAAACATGAAAGAAGGTGGAGGGATCGGCAACCGCAGATCTCTCCGCCGCATTTCGGATAAAATCCGATCCTCCTGTTGCCTCCGCCCCAACGAGGGTTTCATAATTCCCCAACAAACTCACCACGATTGCGCCCCATTCTGACTTCTCCAATATGCCGGAACGAAAACTGATCACCTTGAACATCGCCCACGGGCGCGGCCTTTCCTTCTATCAGGGGTTTCACTCTCCCAACGGAATCCGCAAGCAACTGGAGCGTATCAACAAGCTACTCGACCGCTTTCATCCCGATATTGTCTGCCTTCAGGAGGTCGATGAGTCTTCCCACTGGAATGGTCACATCAATCTCCTCGAAGAGATTCAGAACAAAGAGTCTCTTCCCTACTCCTACCTCGGCGTCCACAACCGCCGGGATGGCGCTAAAAAACTCGCCTACGGCAACGCGATCCTTTCCCGCTACCCCATTCGCGAGGCCGTGACCGTGCCATTCGGGAAGAATCAGCTCGGAGAGAAAGGCTTCCTCTTTGCCCGAATCGAGTTCCCCGAAGGCATGGTGTCCGTGGTCAATCTCCACCTCGATTTCCGTTCGCGGGTGAAACGCCTCGCCCAGGTGGAACAGGTGATCCGCTTCCTCCACGACGAACTCTCGATGCCTGGGGACCCTCTGCTGCACCGGCCCATCGTTTGCGGCGACTTCAACGCCCGGGCCACCTTACGCCGCGATGCCGTCGCACAACTTTTTGGATACATGAAGAGTCATCACGAGTACGCCCTCCACCCGGAAAAGGCGCGTTCGTTCCCGGCCCACAGTCCGATGAAATGCATCGACTTCATTTTCCTCCCAGAACCAATGAAGTGTCACGCCTGCCAGACGATCCGCAGCTACGTCAGCGATCACCGTCCGGTTTTCATGCGCTTCGAGATTCCCGAGCCGATCGACCGTGGAACCGCTCCCATCGCACCGGTCGAGTAATACCGAATTTAGGAAGTTTTGATAGTTATGGCGGGATGGGAAATGAGTCTGAGCAAGGCGGCCCAATTGAAGGCGGGTCTGCGACCCGTGTTATTTGGGCTAACGCTGCTCAGGCTCATTTCCCGCCCGTCCCAAGGGGATGCGCCCAGAATCGAAGGTCGCGGCGTTGCAGGGATTGGAGCGTATCTCGATACGAACCCGATCCCTGCGCCTTGCGCTGCTTCGATTCTGCGCTGCACCATAACGGTCAAAACTTACTAAATTCGGTATAAGATTGGCTCCAATCTGCACCCGATTGCCGGGAGATTCTTCGACAAAAAAAAGCGCGCTCGCCCGGGACCGAAGTCCACTGGCGAACGCGCCTGTAAAGAACTATTGGGTGGAGTCCGGACCGACTACTCGGATGACCCGGTCTGCCAATCGTATTTCGGCGTCAACTCGCGGTCTTCCACGTGCTTCCGATCTCCCTTATGCCACCAGTAGAAAATGGGGCTGGCAATGTAGATCGAAGAGAAGGTTCCGGTGATGATCCCGATCAAGAAGACGAATGCGAAATCAACGATGATTCCCGAGCCGGCGAGATAGAGCGCAAAGGCTGCCATGAACGTCGTCAAACTGGTCAGGATCGAACGACCGAGGGTCATATTGATCGCGAGATTGACCACCTTCTTCAAGGTATAGGTCGGGTTGAGGGTCAACTCTTCCCGGATACGGTCAAAGACAACAATCGTATCATTGATCGAGTAACCGACGATCATCAGAATCGCGGCAATCATCGGTGCGGAGAACTGTCCATCGGCCAAAACGAAGATCCCGATCGTCATCAAAACGTCGTGAATCGTCGCGACCACAGCCCCGATCCCGTACCCCACTTCAAAGCGGAGTGCAATGTAGAGAAGGATGCCGAGGAGAGCCACGCCAACGGAGATGATCGCGTTGCGCTGGATGTGCTCACTCACTGAAGCCCCGATGCTGGTCTGCCCTTCGAGGACCAAACCGGCTTCCGGGTGCTGCGCTTTGAGGGCTTCAAAGAACTCCTCGCCCTTTCCAACTTCGGTCTGGATCGTCAGCGATTCTGTGTCGTCGATCATGTTGACCTGATACACTGAGGTCACCTCGCCAAAGCCACCCTCGTTCGCCGCTGATTGGATCCCGGAAATCGGAATCTTCTCTTCGTAGGCGACGGCAATCTCATCTCCTCCGACAAAATCGATGCCGAAGAGGTGATCCCAATGGGACCAGATCGCGAACACGCCGCAGGCGACGATCAACCAGGAAACCAGAAATGCTGGTTTGCGGAAACGGAGGAAGTCGACCGACAACGGCCCGGGAAGGCTGAAGCCGAGAATCTTCTTCACACCGGCCTTGTAGACCAGGATCTCGAGAAGAAAACGACTGACCACCAAAGCACAGAAGACCGAGGCACAAATCCCGATGGCAAGGGTAACCCCAAAGCCTTTGACTGGCCCGCTACCGAGCCAGATCAGGATCCCCGCGGTGATCAAGGTGGTGACATTCGCATCCACGATGGTCGAGAAGGCCTTGTCGTAACCGCCAAGAAGAGCACTCGTCGTCTTCTTGCCGGCACGGAGTTCTTCCCGCACCCGCTCAAAAATGAGGATGTTCGCATCCACCGCCATCCCAACAGTCAGCACCAACGCGGCTACACCTGGGAGGGTTAAAGTCGCCCCGAGGCTCGCAAGCACACCGAGAACGATCAAAACGTTTACGATGATCGAGATGACCGCGACGATTCCGCCGAGGCCATACCAAGCAATCATGAATACGATCACGAGCCCGGCTCCAATCTCGGCCGCAAGGATACTCTTATCCCGGGCGTCCGCCGCGAGAGAAGGTCCGACTTCGCTCATTTCCTCGACCGAAAGTTCGTATTCGAGAGGATTGTTGAGGGTATTCGCCAGCTCCA contains these protein-coding regions:
- a CDS encoding cytochrome C; this encodes MPIYEFYCKQTHTIYSFLSQRLIDADEVPKCPDDARYKLERMVSVFSVTGRHKERDESGEGPDLDDPRMEAAMAELEGEMSGIDEENPDPRQMGRLMRRMSELTGEPLGGQMEEMVRKMEEGTDLDALEEDFGDAMDDDGLDPPEEGAPAGKAAIRRLLQARRKEPRKDPTLYDWRDYS
- a CDS encoding endonuclease/exonuclease/phosphatase family protein, whose amino-acid sequence is MPERKLITLNIAHGRGLSFYQGFHSPNGIRKQLERINKLLDRFHPDIVCLQEVDESSHWNGHINLLEEIQNKESLPYSYLGVHNRRDGAKKLAYGNAILSRYPIREAVTVPFGKNQLGEKGFLFARIEFPEGMVSVVNLHLDFRSRVKRLAQVEQVIRFLHDELSMPGDPLLHRPIVCGDFNARATLRRDAVAQLFGYMKSHHEYALHPEKARSFPAHSPMKCIDFIFLPEPMKCHACQTIRSYVSDHRPVFMRFEIPEPIDRGTAPIAPVE
- the secD gene encoding protein translocase subunit SecD; its protein translation is MSGGILWKAVLSVAILGWALLNLVPFEDREFGPYVVEQGSQEEVQALVDRASAGVEAGEYPSVYVGMREIVNAEGIDLASYFPEINLVDIRNQERRNEVLLRELLKRSKKNLRYGLDLEGGVSFTLQLDDEALADMNQFQRQDQLKQVVEVMQNRVNGLGVAEPVIRPVSDNSVQIQLPGMNLRDDPEGIESLRKPARLEFRLVNRDMVPSEGISAPLGYEALYIEEENQEGEIVERGYFVKRVAEATGSIVAKAGAMQNQSGGFQVYIDFTSEGDKRFAAITEKIVEGNNETGSVGQLAIVLDGELKSAPTVREVIRGGATISGRFSQREALELANTLNNPLEYELSVEEMSEVGPSLAADARDKSILAAEIGAGLVIVFMIAWYGLGGIVAVISIIVNVLIVLGVLASLGATLTLPGVAALVLTVGMAVDANILIFERVREELRAGKKTTSALLGGYDKAFSTIVDANVTTLITAGILIWLGSGPVKGFGVTLAIGICASVFCALVVSRFLLEILVYKAGVKKILGFSLPGPLSVDFLRFRKPAFLVSWLIVACGVFAIWSHWDHLFGIDFVGGDEIAVAYEEKIPISGIQSAANEGGFGEVTSVYQVNMIDDTESLTIQTEVGKGEEFFEALKAQHPEAGLVLEGQTSIGASVSEHIQRNAIISVGVALLGILLYIALRFEVGYGIGAVVATIHDVLMTIGIFVLADGQFSAPMIAAILMIVGYSINDTIVVFDRIREELTLNPTYTLKKVVNLAINMTLGRSILTSLTTFMAAFALYLAGSGIIVDFAFVFLIGIITGTFSSIYIASPIFYWWHKGDRKHVEDRELTPKYDWQTGSSE
- a CDS encoding DUF3096 domain-containing protein, whose protein sequence is MELNLTLEYLLALIAGILILVQPKLLNWIVAIYLIVIGVVGILDINT
- a CDS encoding phospholipase D-like domain-containing protein, with the protein product MFLEHLAMLDSLHALWKDLSEPFFNGISILIGFTYAHVLTWLGFFLGIMIIGRMLNEKRTPSNIFAWAFAVLFMPLIGVPLYFLLGGRKSRGLVERKKKVMEDSRYLAGEDVTAEELKRLRKTEGNSCQLLPDATATYNAIMNGIEESESCIHIMTYILTKDEAGMPIIEALIRKAKEGVKVRLLLDAFGCFANGGKWVEELKEAGGEVARFMPLLPLHSHSSANLRNHRKLAIFDHRRAITGGQNIDMRFMGPRITEDTFLDFSIDVEGPVLRHLNFIFLNDWIFASRQKANRFSEIFSLDFPQAGDRSLEIIESGPEVSTDALYERILELIQDCRDTITIVTPYFVPDEVLFRSLIVKSHAGRKVRLIIPRHSNQKLVDVARFHYLRQLQGAGVDVQFFMPGMIHAKLILIDGKIALSGSANFDMRSLFVNFEMGIVHTDPGDYAAFADWVRAIEKDCQPMGEVVMPEGKGRRFIEDFAHLVGPLL